A stretch of the Balearica regulorum gibbericeps isolate bBalReg1 chromosome 25, bBalReg1.pri, whole genome shotgun sequence genome encodes the following:
- the DCLRE1B gene encoding 5' exonuclease Apollo, which translates to MSGTVIPGTPIAVDFWSVRRAGGARLFFLSHLHSDHTVGLSSTWSRPLYCSPLTARLLHRRLQVPTCWIRPLEVGQSHVLGEEVTVTVTLLDSNHCPGSVMFLFEGAFGTILYTGDFRYTSSMQGEPALRGRHIDRLYLDNTHCHPHRPLPSRQRATRQAAHVIRTHPRHQVVIGVYSLGKETLLVDLAVEFSTWVVVSPWRLEQMRLLELPDVFTTEEGAGWIRAVDVTEIRWDTLVSWNTLHPTIAILPTGRPVKVTHPNIHLIPYSDHSSFSELCEFVKWLKPCSVIPIVKGGTCQAYFQKYLSSAPQTLPDLKIPKPVQESVQEQSKRKGQEPMCFLQRAAWCSGPRGVVYESPDKHTEKTEEFAGTKVPQQNYCESAFCSKEGCTCHTGKEKGKEELSGEQPGAAGAASAVSQAPVPDEHFPTGFAEQYLLTPLNVLKQNSSRTFDKLVEDFFRRGEAS; encoded by the exons ATGAGCGGGACCGTGATCCCCGGTACGCCCATCGCCGTGGACTTCTGGAGCGTGCGGAGGGCGGGCGGCGCCCGCCTCTTCTTCCTGTCGCACCTGCACTCGGACCACACGGTGGGGCTGTCCAGCACCTGGAGCCGCCCGCTGTACTGCTCGCCGCTCACCGCCCGTCTCCTGCACCGCCGCCTCCAG GTGCCGACGTGCTGGATCCGGCCGCTGGAGGTGGGGCAGAGCCACGTGCTGGGCGAGGAGGTGACGGTGACGGTGACGCTGCTCGACTCCAACCACTGCCCCGGCTCCGTCATGTTCCTCTTTGAGGGCGCCTTCGGCACCATCCTCTACACAG GGGACTTCCGCTACACGAGCTCGATGCAGGGTGAGCCGGCGCTGAGGGGCCGCCACATCGACCGCCTCTACCTGGACAACACCCACTGCCACCCGCACCGGCCGCTGCCCTCGCGGCAGCGTGCCACGCGCCAGGCCGCCCACGTCATCCGCACGCACCCGCGACACCAAGTCGTCATCG GTGTGTACAGCCTGGGGAAGGAGACGCTGCTGGTGGACCTGGCCGTGGAGTTCAGCACCTGGGTCGTGGTGAGCCCCTGGCGCCTGGAGCAGATGCGGCTGCTGGAGCTACCTGATGTGTTCACCACCGAGGAGGGGGCTGGCTGGATCCGTGCTGTGGATGTCACCGAGATCCGCTGGGATACGCTTGTCAGCTGGAACACTCTGCACCCCACTATTGCCATCCTCCCTACTGGCCGGCCCGTGAAGGTCACCCACCCCAACATCCACCTCATTCCGTACTCGGATCACTCATCTTTTTCGGAGCTGTGCGAGTTTGTGAAGTGGCTGAAGCCTTGCTCGGTCATTCCAATCGTGAAGGGTGGCACGTGCCAGGCTTACTTTCAGAAATACCTAAGTTCTGCCCCCCAGACACTTCCTGACCTCAAAATCCCAAAGCCTGTGCAAGAGTCTGTACAggagcaaagcaaaaggaaggggCAGGAACCCATGTGTTTCTTGCAAAGAGCTGCCTGGTGTTCTGGGCCCCGAGGGGTTGTTTATGAGTCCCCAGATAAACACactgagaaaactgaagagTTCGCAGGTACTAAGGTTCCTCAGCAGAACTACTGCGAGTCAGCTTTCTGCTCGAAAGAAGGTTGCACTTGTCACACGGgcaaggagaaagggaaggaggagctgAGTGGAGaacagccaggagcagcaggagcagctagTGCTGTTAGCCAGGCACCTGTTCCTGATGAGCACTTTCCAACTGGATTTGCGGAGCAGTATTTACTCACTCCCTTAAATGTGCTAAAGCAGAATTCCTCACGGACATTTGACAAGCTGGTAGAAGATTTCTTTAGGAGGGGAGAAGCGTCCTGA
- the AP4B1 gene encoding AP-4 complex subunit beta-1 yields MPYLGGEDALRELRRALANPHVQADRLRYRAAVLRVIRHMAQGADVSGLFPEMVKASAAADVVQKKLVSLYVRAQAPRQPQLALLAVNTLRKDCAHPSPAVRGLALRSLCGLRMPGIQEYLRQPLLSGLRDKASYVRRAAVLGCAKLLKLQGDSEVDGALVNELYSLLRDQDPIVVVNCLRALEEILKKEGGVVINKPIAHHLLNRMADLDQWGQSEVLTFLLRYRPRSEEELFDILNLLDGYLKSSSPSVVMAATKLFLMLAREYPHVQTDVLVRVKGPLLSACTSESRELCFTALCHVRQILGSLPGHFSSHYKKFFCSYSEPHYIKCQKMEVLCELVNDENVQQVLEELKGYCTDVSVELAQGAIFAIGNIARTYTEQCVGILTELLGLQQEHITSAVVQAFRDLVWLCPQCTDAVCRALPSCEDAIQDSEGKQALIWLLGTHGEKVPNAPYVLEDFVENVKSEMFSAVKMELLTALVRLFLSRPAECQDMLGRLLYYCIEEEMDMAVRDRGLFYYRLLQSGVEEVKRVLCSPKSDPSLGLLEDQTERPVNTWASEFNTLALVYGRERWALVTAYQPAEPSYACSPCTDSRSRDTESLISEESKEILKAHPDTGNLTLISDVYLTAEEFEKTWLSLEMSCHLSLPWCGTVQPDTIQTALHVVHIQTIAMSKAGVQPWKAYLSAQDDTGCLFLTELLLEAADSEIQVSVKQSEAKPEALQTFISVLRTVMGAVAGLGS; encoded by the exons ATGCCGTACCTGGGCGGCGAGGACGCGCTGCGGGAGCTGCGCCGGGCCCTGGCCAACCCGCACGTGCAGGCGGATCGGCTGCGGTACCGCGCCGCCGTCTTGCGCGTTATCCG GCACATGGCGCAGGGCGCGGACGTGTCGGGGCTGTTCCCGGAGATGGTGAAGGCCAGCGCGGCGGCCGACgtggtgcagaagaagctggtgTCGTTGTACGTGCGGGCGCAGGCCCCGCGGCAGCCGCAGCTGGCGCTGCTGGCCGTCAACACGCTGCGCAAGGACTGCGcccaccccagccccgccgTGAGAGGGCTCGCCCTCCGCAGCCTGTGCGGCCTCAG GATGCCCGGCATTCAGGAGTACCTGCGGCAGCCCCTCCTCAGCGGCCTGCGGGACAAGGCCTCCTACGTGCGGAGAGCGGCCGTGCTGGGCTGCGCCAAGCTGCTGAAGCTGCAAGGGGACTCCGAAGTGG ATGGGGCGTTGGTGAATGAGCTATACAGTTTGCTTCGTGATCAGGATCCTATTGTCGTTGTGAATTGTCTGAGGGCCTTAGAAGAGATCTtgaagaaggagggaggagTTGTCATCAACAAACCCATCGCCCATCATCTCCTCAACAG GATGGCTGATCTGGATCAGTGGGGGCAAAGTGAGGTGCTCACCTTCCTTCTGCGTTACAGACCCCGCAGTGAGGAGGAACTCTTCGACATACTCAATTTACTGGATGGCTAtctcaaaagcagcagccccagcgTTGTGATGGCAGCCACCAAGCTTTTCCTAATGCTGGCCAGGGAGTACCCACATGTGCAGACAGATGTTTTGGTGAGAGTGAAGGGACCGCTGCTGTCGGCCTGCACTTCTGAGAGCAGGGAGCTCTGCTTCACTGCGCTGTGCCATGTGCGTCAGATCCTTGGTAGCCTTCCTGGCCATTTTAGCAGCCACTACAAAAAGTTCTTCTGTTCGTATTCAGAGCCCCACTACATCAAATGCCAGAAGATGGAGGTGTTGTGTGAGCTGGTGAATGATGAAAATGTACAGCAAGTACTGGAGGAGCTGAAGGGCTATTGCACCGATGTATCGGTAGAGCTTGCCCAAGGGGCAATCTTCGCCATAG GCAATATCGCAAGGACGTACACCGAACAGTGTGTGGGGATTCTGACAGAGCTCCTGGGGCTCCAGCAGGAGCATATCACTTCAG CGGTAGTACAGGCTTTTCGGGACCTGGTTTGGCTGTGTCCCCAGTGCACGGACGCCGTGTGTCGGGCCCTGCCTAGCTGTGAGGATGCCATCCAGGACAGTGAG GGCAAGCAAGCGCTGATCTGGCTCCTGGGCACACATGGTGAGAAAGTACCAAATGCCCCCTATGTTTTGGAGGACTTTGTGGAGAACGTGAAATCGGAGATGTTCTCGGCAGTGAAGATGGAGCTTCTGACAGCATTGGTGCGACTCTTCCTGTCTCGTCCTGCCGAGTGTCAGGACATGCTAGGGAGACTACTCTATTACTGCATAG AGGAGGAGATGGATATGGCAGTACGAGACCGTGGATTGTTCTACTATCGCCTTTTGCAGTCCGGTGTGGAAGAAGTGAAACGGGTCCTGTGTAGCCCCAAGTCTGACCCTTCTCTGGGGCTCCTGGAAGACCAAACTGAGCGACCTGTGAATACCTGGGCTTCAGAGTTTAACACTCTTGCACTGGTTTATGGCAGAGAACGCTGGGCACTTGTCACTGCTTACCAGCCAGCAGAACCCTCTTACGCTTGTTCTCCTTGTACTGACTCCAGGAGCAGAGACACAG AGTCACTGATTTCTGAAGAGAGTAAAGAAATCCTCAAGGCTCATCCCGATACAGGCAACCTGACCTTAATTTCTGATGTTTACCTGACTGCAGAAGAGTTTGAGAAGACCTGGCTGAGCTTAGAGATGAGCTGCCACCTCTCTTTGCCCTGGTGTGGGACTGTTCAGCCAGACACCATACAGACAGCTCTTCACGTTGTCCACATCCAGACCATTGCTATGAGCAAAGCTGGCGTCCAGCCCTGGAAAGCTTATCTCAGTGCTCAGGATGACACTGGTTGCCTCTTCCTAACGGAGCTCTTGCTTGAGGCGGCAGATTCGGAAATACAGGTGTCAGTGAAGCAGAGTGAGGCAAAGCCGGAGGCACTGCAAACCTTTATCTCAGTGTTAAGGACAGTTATGGGGGCAGTTGCCGGACTGGGGTCCTGA